From Candidatus Omnitrophota bacterium:
GGAACCCCTTTGCGGCGCGGGTCAATTTTACAGGCCTCGTCCAAGGCCCGGCCAAAAGCTTTGAAAATAGCCTCCGCCACATGGTGCAATTCGTGCCCCCGGTAAGAAACGTGAAGATTGATGTTCGCCTTTTTGGCAAAGCTGTCCAGGAGATCCAGGGCCAGGTGCATGGAATACTCCTCGGCATCTTCGATCTTGGGCTTGTCGCCGCACTCGGGCAACTGCATGGCCACAAAGGCGTAACGGTCCCCCATATCGATCGCCACCTCGGCATAGTCCTCGTCCATGGGACAGGCCGCAAATCCGTAGCGATTGATCCCCACCTTTTCGTCCAAGGCCTTGGCAAAAGCCTGGCCCAGAACAATCCCGATATCTTCATTGGAGTGGTGGGCGTCCACATGTAAATCTCCCTTGCAGCTCAGCTTCAAGTCAAAGAAGCCGTGAAAGGCAACGTGTCCCAAAAGGTGGTCGACCAGTCCAAGGCCGCTCTTGATTTGGATTTTGTCGAGTTCGCCCGATCCGTCGATATTGAGCTCGACTTCAATTTCGGTTTCAGTGGTCTTGCGCCGGACTGTGGCCGTGCGCGGTTGCTGTACGGTCATTGGTGTTCCTTCCTGCCTGGTCATCCCCGTGCAAACGGGAATCTAATTGCTATCAGTCATCCGAGTAGATTCCCGCCTGCGCGGGAATGACAGTTCTCTGCGCCCTCACTTAAATCGCGCCTCAATGGATTCGATGTGTTCGCTGAGCCCTTCGATTCCGGCAATCTTTCCAACCGCTTCGCGGGCTTGGTCCAGAGCCTTTTTGGTGTAACACACTACATGGCTGCTCTTGATAAAGGCTTCCACATCCAGACCCGAAGACCAACGGGCAGTTCCCCCCGTGGGCAACACATGGCTCGGCCCCACGTAATAATCGGTCACAGCCGCGGGTGAATACGGCCCCACCAGGATAGTCCCCGCATTACGGATTTTGCTCAAGACCTTTCGCGGGTCCTTAACAATGATTTCCAGGTGCTCCGGCGCAAGCTGGTTGACCACCTCAACGCCCTGATCCAAATTTTTGACCATCACAACATAGCCGCCGCTCACCTTGGCCTGCACAGCCTTGGCCAGGAGTTTGGACGGAGTCACCAGAATTGCCATACCGCCCTTGTGCTCCGCCTGGGCCTTGAGATCCCCAATAACGTGCGCTGCCGAGGCATTGTGGTTGGCCAGAATCACGACTTCACTCGGCCCTGCCAGCATGTCCAAATCTACATAGCCATAGACCTGCCGCTTAGCCTCAGTCACATAGGCATTACCAGGCCCCACAATTTTGTCCACGCGAGGTATGGTCTTGGTGCCGTAAGCCATGGCCCCGATGGCCTGCGCGCCTCCGACCTTAAAAATGCGGTTAACCTTGAGCAGATTAGCCACCACCAGGGTATGCGGATCCACACTCCCGTCCGGTCTGGGCGGCGTAGCCAAGGTAATGTCCGGCACTCCGGCAATCTTGGCCGGCAACACGGTCATATAGACCGTACTGACCAAAGGGGCGGTACCCGCCGGAATATAGACACCGACTCGCTCGATGGGGTTATAGATCTTGCCCATCCACTCGCCGTCAGGACCCTTCATGCGCCAGGATTTGGGAACCTGCCTCTTGTAAAAAGAGTTCACGTTTTCAAATATCGCTTTAAGGGTGGAAATGAAGCTGGGCCGGATGCTGCCGTAGGCCGCATTCGTTTCGTTGTCCGTGACCCGCAAAGAACGCGCGGTTTTGCTATTGAACTTGTCAAAGCGGCGCGCATACTTGAGCACAGCATCATCCCCGTGCAAGCGCACATCATGGAGAATATTACCAACCGTCTTCTCGATGCGACACCGGGGTCCCATCTGGATTTGACGATCGCAAAGTCTTCTGAATTCCTGACTATTTATGCCGATAGTTTTCATTGAGCTCTAATTCAGTGCCGGGGATGAATCTCATGGGCTTTGTGCAACACATCTCCTTCTGAGAGATGTCCCTGGCTTAGGAGATCCGTCCCTGAACCTTTTCCCCCATCTGTAATAGCGCCTGGTCCAAACCCGATACCTGCTTGGTCCCCCCTTGGGCCAAGTCGGGTTTTCCTCCCCCTTTGCCGTCGCACAACTGCGCAAATTCTCTGGCCAACTCATTGGCCTTCCAACTCTCCTTAAAAGGACTGCCCCAAACCGCTGTCACAAACTGGGCGCTTCCCTCGCTAACCGAGGCCAGCAAAGCCACACCGCCCTGCGCGCGCTCGCGCACCTTGTCCAACACCACGCGCAAGTCATTGGGTTTGAGCCCTTCCACACGCTGCACAACCCAGCCGCGCCCCTGGATCTGGTCCGCAATGCCGGCGGCAATCGACTCCAGCTCCTGGCCCGCGGACTGGCGGCGCTGGGACGCTAGTTCCTTGAGCTTGGCGCTCCAGTCCTCCAAGGCATCCAGGATGCGGTCCTGGGGCACCTTTAAGCGCTGGGCGATCTGCGCAACCAAGGACTCGGTCTGCTCCAGACGGGCAAAGGCAAGCTGTGCGGTCAACGCATCGATGCGCCGGATTCCCGCAGCCACCGAGCCCTCCGA
This genomic window contains:
- a CDS encoding imidazoleglycerol-phosphate dehydratase; the encoded protein is MTVQQPRTATVRRKTTETEIEVELNIDGSGELDKIQIKSGLGLVDHLLGHVAFHGFFDLKLSCKGDLHVDAHHSNEDIGIVLGQAFAKALDEKVGINRYGFAACPMDEDYAEVAIDMGDRYAFVAMQLPECGDKPKIEDAEEYSMHLALDLLDSFAKKANINLHVSYRGHELHHVAEAIFKAFGRALDEACKIDPRRKGVP
- the hisD gene encoding histidinol dehydrogenase, which codes for MGPRCRIEKTVGNILHDVRLHGDDAVLKYARRFDKFNSKTARSLRVTDNETNAAYGSIRPSFISTLKAIFENVNSFYKRQVPKSWRMKGPDGEWMGKIYNPIERVGVYIPAGTAPLVSTVYMTVLPAKIAGVPDITLATPPRPDGSVDPHTLVVANLLKVNRIFKVGGAQAIGAMAYGTKTIPRVDKIVGPGNAYVTEAKRQVYGYVDLDMLAGPSEVVILANHNASAAHVIGDLKAQAEHKGGMAILVTPSKLLAKAVQAKVSGGYVVMVKNLDQGVEVVNQLAPEHLEIIVKDPRKVLSKIRNAGTILVGPYSPAAVTDYYVGPSHVLPTGGTARWSSGLDVEAFIKSSHVVCYTKKALDQAREAVGKIAGIEGLSEHIESIEARFK